The genomic region AGACCGGACACTATTTACTCAAGGATAAAAGAAGAAAAACACAGACCTGTCTTAAATAAAACAGATTTTTCAATATCTGATATTGAAAATTTATTAAATAAGCGGGAGCCATTTTATACTCAGGCAGATTTAATCATATATACAGACGGAATATCGCCCGAGGGAGCGGCAGATGAAATTAAAATTTTTTTAAAATAAGCGCATATAATACATAAACCTATAGCAGATAGCAAAATAAACATATAATAAATAAATTTATAATTAAATATATAATAAATTAGCATAGTTGATTAAATAAAAAAATATAAAATAAATACCTTAATCCTGCAATAGAAAGTTATTTGCTCGGAAAAGGTGTCAGATTAATTTTTTTGCAAATATTTTCTTTGTTAATTGAACTATTCCATATGCAAAAAAATAAAATCTGACACCTTTTCCTCATATTTTGCTTAACCGAGCAAATAAATGCATAAATATTTTCTATCGCAGGAGGATTAAGGAAATACCAAAAAAATAGATAAAATTATTAAAAAAATAAATAAAGGTTGTTCGACGCCTATTTATAATGATGAAAAATTACAGGGCGGCAGCTGTTGAATATTTCGATAATAAGAATAAGTATAAAGAGGCGGTAGTTGCGCTTTTTGATAGCGGAAATTACGCCGAAGCACAGATTGTTGCCCGCAATATGACAGAAAAATTTCCAGATTGCGCTTTTGCTTGGAAAGCGCTTGGCGCAATCTTAAAAATGCTCGGCAAAACTCTTGAGTCAATAGGGGCTATGCAGCAAGCAATAGAATTAGATCCCGCCGATGCTATTATATACAGCAATTTATCGGCTACGCTGCAGGACATAAACAGATATAGGGAAGCGCAGATGTACTGCCTGAAAGCGATAGAACTGCAGCCTGACCTTGCCATAGCATATCATAATCTCGGCAGCGTGCTGAATAATCTCGGCAGACCATTGGACGCGCAGGCTGTTTGTCTCAGAGCTATTCAACTTAAACCTGATTTCGCAGAAGCCTACTACAATTTAGGTAATTCGTTTAATGAAATAGGCGCTCAGCCGGAAGCTCAGCTTTCTTATCTGCGTGCGATAGAGTTAATGCCGGACAGTTTGCAGGCTTATGACAATATACTTATGGGTATGAATTATAATCCTGATTTCAGCATATCATATTATAAAGAATGGGCTGAAAAATATGGCACGTTAATAAGTTCTCGCGTTAACCGCAAATTTACAAATCATAATATGCCGAAATCAGGAGATAAACTGAAAGTAGGTTTTGTATCCGGAGATTTTAGGAATCATGCGGTAGGCCTTTTGCTGGAAAATATGCTTGGCAGTATAAAAAATATAGAACTGTATGCTTACAGCGCGCATAACGCAGAAGACGAACTGACTTGGAGAATAAAACCTTATTTTAAAAAGTGGACGGCTATTTATGACAAGAACGATGAAGAATCCGCGCATATAATTTATAAAGACGGCATTAACATTCTGTTAGATTTATCAGGACATACGAGATTCAACAGGCTGCCTGTTTTTGCGTATAAGCCTGCTCCGGTGCAGGCAAGCTGGCTTGGATATCCTGCAAGCACCGGAGTAAAAGAAATTGATTATTTTATAGGAGATTATTATACGTCGCCGAAAAGCGAAGAAAGCCATTTCAACGAAAAAATATACAGGTTTCAAAACTCATGTATATGCCTTGCGCCTCCCTGTGAAGCGCCTAAAGTAGGAATGCTGCCGGCATTGAGGAACCGTTTTATAACATTCGGCTGTTTTAATAATCTTGCCAAGATTAACGATGAGGTTATAGCCATATGGTCTGAAATACTCCTGCAAATTCCTGCTGCAAGGCTGTTTCTAAAGACAAAGCAGTTAGGAAATAAAAATGTACAGGATATTTTATTTAAAAAATTTAACGACAATGGTGTAGCAGAACCTGCAAAAAGATTAATTTTAGAAGGAGCTTCACCGAGGGCAGAACTCCTTGCTTCCTATAATAAAATAGACATAGCACTTGACCCTTTTCCTTATAATGGCGGTGTTACCGGCGCGGAATCGGTATATATGGGTGTGCCGATATTAACGCTAAAAGGAGACAGATTTGTATCAAGAGTCGGTGAAAGTATTGCGAATAACGTCGGTTTATCCAAGTTTATAGCGCAAAATAAAGAAGAGTACATAAAAAAGGCAAAAGATAACAGCTTAGATATCGCCGAACTTGCAGATTTACGGGCAAATCTCAGGAATATCTCTCTTAGGTCGTCCCTGTTTGACGGCGCAAGATTTGCTAAAGACTTTGAGAACGCAATGGCTGACATATGGATGAAAAGTTTCTAATTAACTAATGAAATAATAATTAAATTAAATAAGTTTAAAAAAATTAAAGTTTTTTTTGGTTAGTGACGATAAATAAATAAGAGAAAAATAAAAAGCTGTTAATGTTGACAGCTCAAAATTGAAGCGGTTTAAATTAATTAAAAGTTTTGCCACGGAAGGCAAAATAATTTATCACGGAGGATAAAAAAATGTACAACGGTCTATTTATCAACTCAAATCAGTCTGCGGTTATCGCAGAAACAAACCTTCAAAATACTAATAACCAGTTGGGCCAGTCGTTAAATGAACTTTCCAGCGGTCTTAAAATTACGGGTGCGTGGGTTAATCCAGCAGGCTATGAAATAGCTCAGGGATTAAATGCAACAGGTCTGGGTATTTCGCAGGCAACGGCAAACGCCA from Candidatus Acididesulfobacter guangdongensis harbors:
- a CDS encoding tetratricopeptide repeat protein, translating into MMKNYRAAAVEYFDNKNKYKEAVVALFDSGNYAEAQIVARNMTEKFPDCAFAWKALGAILKMLGKTLESIGAMQQAIELDPADAIIYSNLSATLQDINRYREAQMYCLKAIELQPDLAIAYHNLGSVLNNLGRPLDAQAVCLRAIQLKPDFAEAYYNLGNSFNEIGAQPEAQLSYLRAIELMPDSLQAYDNILMGMNYNPDFSISYYKEWAEKYGTLISSRVNRKFTNHNMPKSGDKLKVGFVSGDFRNHAVGLLLENMLGSIKNIELYAYSAHNAEDELTWRIKPYFKKWTAIYDKNDEESAHIIYKDGINILLDLSGHTRFNRLPVFAYKPAPVQASWLGYPASTGVKEIDYFIGDYYTSPKSEESHFNEKIYRFQNSCICLAPPCEAPKVGMLPALRNRFITFGCFNNLAKINDEVIAIWSEILLQIPAARLFLKTKQLGNKNVQDILFKKFNDNGVAEPAKRLILEGASPRAELLASYNKIDIALDPFPYNGGVTGAESVYMGVPILTLKGDRFVSRVGESIANNVGLSKFIAQNKEEYIKKAKDNSLDIAELADLRANLRNISLRSSLFDGARFAKDFENAMADIWMKSF